A genome region from Deltaproteobacteria bacterium includes the following:
- a CDS encoding glycosyltransferase: MSSPLVSLCMIVKNEETTLPRCLESVRGAVDEMIIVDTGSTDSTREIARRYGA, from the coding sequence ATGTCCTCCCCCCTGGTCAGTCTTTGCATGATCGTCAAAAACGAAGAGACCACCCTTCCTCGGTGCCTGGAAAGTGTTCGGGGGGCCGTGGATGAAATGATTATCGTTGATACCGGCTCTACCGACAGCACCAGGGAAATCGCACGCCGTTACGGGGCC